From the genome of Oncorhynchus masou masou isolate Uvic2021 chromosome 15, UVic_Omas_1.1, whole genome shotgun sequence:
TTTCAGACAATGGAAGTGTATTTTCAAAAGTAGGATAAAATGCCTAAGGCTCTACATTAAACAATATTCCCAGTGGGAAAATGTGCACAGCGGATGTTGAAAAGGGAGTTTTTGTTGAAGACACCGTTGGGAAACACAGTCACATTGCGCCATCTCGTGGGCGCAAAATAGCCTAGTCGAGAGTGGCAGAACTTGTCTTGAGAAAAGAGCAACGCAAACCTAACACCTGACGCAGAAAAATACCATGTGTGTTTTTTCAATTTGATTTATTCCGCATGTCTTCCTCATTGGTAGGAAGTAGTTTGGTCCAAATCAGATGTTGGGtactacattttttaaatattacctgaatcctataaattaaaatagccaatttgggtgcaatcaattagcttagtTTATCAGAGTTCAAATtctatttcaacaaaataatgtttcaggaatgctaatAATGTCTGTTCCTAACAACAGATactatttcagaacaatctgagctGGTGGGTGTCCAAATCCTCTTTCGTGTGCTTTCAGAGGTGGAACAACCATTTTGCAGTCTAGACTAATCATAACACACACTGATGGCAGAGAACTGCAGTTCCTTAACAGGAACTATTAAATCTTATTAACTCCATGGACAGGAGGGAGCTCACTAGTTCTTTCCCTGAGCTGCCAGCCATTGCAGTGTCAGCCTCACCTGCCCCGCAAGCCATCCCAGGGCCTAGCCGTCTGGTGTCTTCCCCACCTGCCTCCCCAGTGCCAGCTCGGCCTGCCAACGCCAGACCACAGAGGCGTGTGTCGGTGAAAATCAAGTGCTTACAGATCAGGTCTGCTATATTACAAGAGCTACTGGACGACAGATGGTAATATTACCCTCTGAGCCGCAGTCCTTCAGTAGCACTGAGGATGTTCCTATGTGGCCAACCTTCAGTCTGCTACCCAGCTAACGTAGGCAGAAATGACAGCTGTCACCCCCTCCCATGCATCACCACAAAAATGGAGGATGTAcacttgaagtcagaagtttacataaatttaggttggagtcattaaaactcgtttttcaaccactccacacttTGTGCATGCACTtataaaaatgacttgtgtcacaaagtagatgtcctaccgacttgccaaaactagagtttgttaattaacaagaaatttgtggagtggttgaaaaatgaattttaatgacaccaacctaagtgtatgtaaacttccgaattcagcTGCATATATACTGGTTGGCCAGGGGCAGTCGATGATGCAACAGCAAAAGATATATCACATTTATTATTTGAAATAAGCTATTACAAATATTACACTGATTGACCAGAGATTAGAGTTCTCCCTCACAGCCTCAGTGAATTTCACCTCTGATACCGATAGACAGTGTTACATTTAACCTTCACACAAAAAATAAATGCACATGTGAAAACCCACATTGATAATGTTTTCCTCGCAAGGTACTTATTTGATTAGAAAAGCCACATTTTAGGACGTTAATACTAGATATTTGCATGTTTCATGAAGAGTGgctgtcacggtcgtcctcctcttcatctgaagagggagaggcgagaaggaccggaggaccaaaatgcggcgtggtatgtgttcatgatgaatatttaattaaagaaTGTACTGAACACTGGATACAAAAACAAATAACGACCGataaatgagacctgtgctgatacaagcaactaacatagacaatcacccacaaacaaacagtgcaacccaggctgcctaagtatgattctcaatcagagacaactaatgacacctgcctctgattgagaaccatactaggccgaaacatacaaatccccaaatcatagaaaaacaaacatagactgcccacccaactcacgccctgaccatactaaataaatacaaaacaagggaaataaaggtcagaacgtgacagtggcAATGACCTGCAGATTAGTTACTCGTCCACCTTTTTATGTTTGAATATTTGAGTTAATAATTAAACCCATGGTACATGGTATCTAAGTATATGTACTGAGCAAGTTGTTAAAGTAGCTGTTTGGACCGGACAGAATACCACtgtatacccctgtatatagcctcgttattgttattcttgtgttacttttaattatttattttggtgtacttggtaaatattttcttcttgaactgcactgttggtgaagggcttgtaagtaagcatttcacggtaaactCTACACTTGTTgcatttggtgcatgtgacaaataatgttaaaattggatttgatgtgACCTAGGCACTCTATTGATGTTTTTAACCATTGCTCACGGGTCGGATGAGCAGTGACGGTTCACAACTTCAATATAAAGGAGACCTACTAAGGTTGTCACAGTTTTTTGTGAAGAAGTCATGTGTCAGATGGATGTGATTCCTGTGTTGACTGTAAAACCATGGAGAGCCCTCTTTGATGAGAAGTTCCATGTGGTTGTGGGGAACTTACCACCGACACAGGAGGTCACACTACATTCTTTACATCAGTCAGAAGACACAGACTACTGGGAGGCGTTTGGGCACTATGTCAGTGATGCTCAGGGAAGGGTCACAGGTGAGAGATATTATTTCCATTTATCTACTTAATTTCCTGTAGCAACTTCATTTTCTACTTAATTTAGCTACTTCAACAGCAGAAAAACATTTGTAAATGCACTGGAAACTCTTTAAttcatttaatttatttaaaGGAATTACAGTGAAATAACAATATGATGGATTCTGTAAACTCAGACTTGTGTCATATTCATCATAACTATATAAAAACCAGTCACAAAATGCGTTTTTTTTTGCTACACAAATCACACTTTTCGCCCTGTACTTTCAAGTAACTTGTACGTCATTAATAGTCTTCAAGGATCCAAGTGTAGGGGGGACATATGAGGGTGTTGAGCCCATGGGTCTGATGTGGAGCATGAGACCAATACCTGGCAGTAGACCGGAACTCAGGTAAACATGAGAATGAACATGAGGTTATTCTGACACTCAGGCCAACGCTAAAGTAGTTGGTAGTTTTGGAATACAAATTGTTTATACCTCTCATAGGTGGAGGAAGAAGGAGGTCCACACTCCCATGGTGGTGCACATCTCTGTGTACAGGGGACACATGAGTCAGGGTTTCAGGGAGCAGGTGGCCCTGGCGAGTGTCGTCACAGAGCGCTGGTACATGGCCCCCGGAGTCCGCCGGGTCGACATCACAGAGGGAGGGGTCACAGGTACCCTGTTCCTGCCACCAGGTACACAATATGCTCTCAATAACTGAAGGTCAcatacattttggtcatttttttCCGGGTTCTCTTTAAGACCTGTAGAGGAATAATAAGTCCTAACAAATTTCATTTAGAGTTCTGACatgttgaatatatatatatctacactTTTGACTGGTTTAAGGCACAGGATAAGTGGCAGAAATAAACAATAATGTTTTTGTCATCCTGAAGGTCCCGGACCATTCCCTGGAGTTTTAGACATGTGGGGAGGTAGTGGCGGCCTGGTGGAATATAGAGCTGCTCTCTTGGCATCCCACGGCTTTGCTGCCATGGCGCTACTTTACGTCTTCCCAGACCAAAATAAAAATGCTACCATTGGCTACCCTTACTTTGAGGTTTGTGTCTACCGTCTGCACCATTTTCATATAGAAATCATGGTTGACGCTCGgccatttatgtgtgtgtgtgtgtgtgtttgtgtgtgtgtctgctaaaaTGTGAACTGCTCCAAATACATGTACTATGTTTTAAGAAGTTCTTTTTAGTCAGTCGGTAAGCTCTTATAAATAATAACTTGCGTGACAAGTGACAGTCTGACAGACAATGCTACATAATGCCTGTGGTGAATGTTTGTTTGCTAGTTTGAATCCTTATCTTACACAATTAGTAACTGATTTAGACCTTTGGAATCAGGTGAGAGGACTCTTTCACCGTCTTTAAATGGGAATACTAACACGCCCACCACTATGCTGTCTCTCTCGTCTGTGGGTCTGGGGAAAAATACATCTGCACGTCTTTCTTGATCCATTGTCTTGAGAAAACTTTAATAAATGCCTAAATGAGTATTGGCACATGCTCGTATCTTCTCAGGCTGCATTCAGACTACTGCAGGATCACCCTCTAGTGGCCGCTGACAGAATTGCGCTGCTTGGTCTTTCCCTTGGTGTTACAGTGGTTCTATCCATCACTGCTTACTCAGAAGCTGTCAAAGTAAGTCCCTAAGAAACTCCTGCCCTGTCAGTTTGTTGATTTCCTGAATAAACATATGTGCATGCGCTTTACCCAGACTAAAATGTCCCCATCATACTCACGATCATTGAGTTGTGTTTAGGAAAATCACATTAATAACAGCGACATAATGCATTTTGGTTTACCTGTCCCCAGTTAGTAATAAACAATGtattcatgctgtttaattaaaTCTCTGTCTACTCCATTTAGCCTAGATGTTGTGTGTGCATCAGTGGCAGCCATGCGTGTCGAATTGGAGCCACCCAGTCCGTTGAGGAAACATCTCAGGGTATACACAAGTGAGTCAATAGCTTATGTTTACTTGTGTTTGTCTGTTTATAAAGTAGCCTAATGATTTTCAAGGAGAAAATCAGTAttatacttttggccatgtgtTTTCAGAAAATATGCAAAGGCCCGTACTGATGAGGAGAATCGCATCATCTGGAGGGACGTTCTTTTACCTATTCCAGAAGATATAGACCTGAAAGTGGAAGTAAGATATCTGTTAAGTTCAGAAAGACCCTTCAGTCCTCTGCTCTTGTTTGGATGATTGTAGCGAGGGAAATGTATCccacacaggaggacaggacgATAAGGACCTCTAAAAGATTACGCTGGAGAACTCAACCAATACTGAGAACAGTTTCACACTTTCTCCAGTCCTATCAGGATCCTCCAGTATCTCACAAGATTGAGGGCTCAGAAGTATTGTTGTATCCGtctgtcacgttctttcaaaatcgaacccagaagcagaccaggacaaggagagtaggaagaaggtgagtatttatttacaagtgaatatgaatgggtagatatatccaggtggcgtagcgggcagcggtggtgagttgatgggagtaaataggtggatccaatggggtagcggaattctccgacgaccaggcgggaatggggtaaatgatccgggtgagtaactgaagacagaacaaacggaggtaagtttaaggcaagcaatacgtaaaaaacaacaaaacaaattctatctaacttgaggctgatactatggcacgacatactgttcatggctaacgatccggcagggaatggatgtcaggtcagagcttttgaaggggagaggtgatgatcaggacaggtgtgcagattgctgatgggatacaggggcgggtgaacatcgatctcccaacaagctaattcgcccggcaaccagacagggtgcgttccaggactccggaaacacactccaggacagaaacacaggcaaacacagactcaggaagcgggatccgtgacagtacccccccctgccACGAACGCCACCGGGCGGACTACCTGGAGCACCAGGGTGGAGGCGGTAGAAGTCACGAAGCAGGTCGTCATCAAGGATCTGACACCGAGGAATCCATATCCTTCCCAATCCACGAGATATTGGAAACCTTGACCCCGCCGTCTGGAATCCATTATGCGGCGCACCGTGTAGGCAGGACCACGTCCGATcatccgaggaggaggaggatgaggaggagggggcaacagaggactgaggagaaccggcttgaggcaggagacatgaaaggtgggGTGTACTCGAAGCGTTGCCGGCAATTTGAGTCAGACCACAACAGGGTTAATGATTctctccaccacaaacggaccaatgaactttGGTGACAGTTTCCTCGACTCAGTCCATAGTGGAAGATCCCGTGTAGCCAACCAAACCTTATCTCCGATGGTATAAGCGGGAGCAGGAATACGGCGACGATTCGCCTGGATCTGATACCGGTCAGAAACTCTAAGGAGGACCTTCCTGGCCTGATACCAGGTCCGGTGGCAACGACGAATGTgggcc
Proteins encoded in this window:
- the LOC135556620 gene encoding bile acid-CoA:amino acid N-acyltransferase-like isoform X2, which codes for MCQMDVIPVLTVKPWRALFDEKFHVVVGNLPPTQEVTLHSLHQSEDTDYWEAFGHYVSDAQGRVTVFKDPSVGGTYEGVEPMGLMWSMRPIPGSRPELRWRKKEVHTPMVVHISVYRGHMSQGFREQVALASVVTERWYMAPGVRRVDITEGGVTGTLFLPPGPGPFPGVLDMWGGSGGLVEYRAALLASHGFAAMALLYVFPDQNKNATIGYPYFEPRCCVCISGSHACRIGATQSVEETSQGIHKKYAKARTDEENRIIWRDVLLPIPEDIDLKVEMGRITCPLLLVVGQDDQNWAAVESADDMKQMMERAGNSHLLTTLSYPGAGHLIEPPYGPHCRACTFVLQPGQQRVVMLFGGLNKHHAVAQEDSWENILGFLQEHLCHSVKPHVQSRL
- the LOC135556620 gene encoding acyl-coenzyme A thioesterase 1-like isoform X1; the encoded protein is MCQMDVIPVLTVKPWRALFDEKFHVVVGNLPPTQEVTLHSLHQSEDTDYWEAFGHYVSDAQGRVTVFKDPSVGGTYEGVEPMGLMWSMRPIPGSRPELRWRKKEVHTPMVVHISVYRGHMSQGFREQVALASVVTERWYMAPGVRRVDITEGGVTGTLFLPPGPGPFPGVLDMWGGSGGLVEYRAALLASHGFAAMALLYVFPDQNKNATIGYPYFEAAFRLLQDHPLVAADRIALLGLSLGVTVVLSITAYSEAVKPRCCVCISGSHACRIGATQSVEETSQGIHKKYAKARTDEENRIIWRDVLLPIPEDIDLKVEMGRITCPLLLVVGQDDQNWAAVESADDMKQMMERAGNSHLLTTLSYPGAGHLIEPPYGPHCRACTFVLQPGQQRVVMLFGGLNKHHAVAQEDSWENILGFLQEHLCHSVKPHVQSRL